The genomic region CAGTTGGGACACCGCTCGATGACGCGCGTCACCCGCCCTCCCCCGTGGAGGCATCCACCGGCTCGGGGTAGACCTCGCGCACCAGCTCCGGCGGAATGAACAGGCGCCGCACCTCCGGCAGCTCGCCGCGCACCCACCGCGCCACGACGGGCACCCGCTCGTATGGACCGAACACCTCGCGCGGCAGGCGGTGCGAAAGGGTGTTGATGGTGAGCACGGGGTGCGCGGCCCAGGCCGGGAACACGGCGAATCGCTCCTCCACGTGGTCGTGCCCGCGCAGCATGCGGCCGACCGGACGGCCCAGCCGTGTCGCCAATTCGCAGAAGGCCGCGAAGTCCTCGCGCCCGAACTCGCTTCCGCGCGTGGTGCGATTGGGAATGCGCTTCCGTGCCCGCGGGTGCGCCCGCAGCCACACGAAGTCGGTCAGCACCCGCGGATCGTTCCAGTTGCCGCTCTCCGCCAGCTCGGGATGAAGATCGGTGTGGGGAATGCCGGCGTGCGCCACCAGCAGCCCGTCGGGAAAGAACAGGGCCCGCGGCGCGCGGCGGAAGAAGCGGATGATCAGCTTGCCCAGCCGCTCGGCCCAGGGGTGCCCGGCGGCGCACTGCTCGTTCAGCCAGCCGGTGAAGTCCGACGGAAGGACGGACGACTGGAAGCGCCCCTGACCGTACGACAGCGCCTCGTCGTGGTTGCCCGCGAGCACGACCACGCGCATGGGCCCCTGCAGCATCAGCTCGAAGATGCGCAGCACCACCTCCGCCGCGTGCACGCCGTCGTCGAAGAGGTCGCCGAGGAAGACGATGCGCGCGTCGGCGCCGCCGCCGCTGCGGTCCACGTGCTGCAGCGCGGCCTCCAGCGCCAGCAGGTCGCCGTGCACGTCGCCCACGAACCACACCTCGCCCAGCGGCCAGTCGTCGCCGATCTGGATGGCCTGGTCGTCGGGGCCGGCGGCGTACTCCTCGAAGGCGGTGCCGAGCGGCCCCCCGCCTGCCAGCCGCTCCTCCATCGCCGCGATGATGCGCTCGGCCCGCTCCCCGGAGGGGGGATTCGCGACCGCCGCGCGCACCGCGTTCCAATCCAGCGACCGCACCTCCAGCACGTTCACCGAAGCGGTCTCGGCGGACGCGACGGGTGCGGCCGGCGGCGGCGAGGAGTCCGGCGCGGGCGGCGGTGGATCTGCCGCGGGCGCGGCTGCCGAATCCGCGGCCGGGGCCACGTCGGGCTGCCCGCCGATCCCCTCCGTTTCCACCGTCGGGGCGGTCACCGCGTCCGAGCCTTCGGCCGGGGCGTCGGCGGACGTGGATTCCTCGGCTCCAGGATGTTCCTCGTTCTCCATCAAAG from Longimicrobium sp. harbors:
- a CDS encoding metallophosphoesterase family protein, with the protein product MENEEHPGAEESTSADAPAEGSDAVTAPTVETEGIGGQPDVAPAADSAAAPAADPPPPAPDSSPPPAAPVASAETASVNVLEVRSLDWNAVRAAVANPPSGERAERIIAAMEERLAGGGPLGTAFEEYAAGPDDQAIQIGDDWPLGEVWFVGDVHGDLLALEAALQHVDRSGGGADARIVFLGDLFDDGVHAAEVVLRIFELMLQGPMRVVVLAGNHDEALSYGQGRFQSSVLPSDFTGWLNEQCAAGHPWAERLGKLIIRFFRRAPRALFFPDGLLVAHAGIPHTDLHPELAESGNWNDPRVLTDFVWLRAHPRARKRIPNRTTRGSEFGREDFAAFCELATRLGRPVGRMLRGHDHVEERFAVFPAWAAHPVLTINTLSHRLPREVFGPYERVPVVARWVRGELPEVRRLFIPPELVREVYPEPVDASTGEGG